AACTACTTGACGAGAACCGGTACATAGTTAAAGAAGGACTTAAAAGGTTAAACAACACTGCAAAACTCGGTATCGTTCGTTTAGTTCAAAAACTCGGAATATCGATGATAAGCTCCCGTGATATTGGCTACCGAATAGCTCCAAAGTTGAATGCTGCCGGACGGCTCGATTCTCCAGACGATGCGTTCAGGCTCATCATCACTAAAGATGAAGCAAGTGCTACGGAACTTGCTGAGCTGTTGCTTGGATACAATACGACGAGGCAAAGCATAGAGGCAAAGATCTACAATGAAGCTGTCCAAATGGTCGAAGAAAAGGGACTGAGCTCACTTCCAATTGTTGTTGCCTATGGCCGCGGATGGCATTTGGGCGTTATTGGTATTGTTGCGACAAGGTTGGTTCATCTCTACAACAAGCCTGTGATGGTTATCTCCGTCGAAGAAGATGGTATTGCAAGGGGTTCTGCGAGAAGTGTGCAAGGGGTGAATATAATAGAGCTTCTTGAAAGGTTCAGAGACATTTTTGAGGATTTTGGTGGTCACACAATGGCCTTAGGTTTTAGTCTTAAGGAAGAAAAAATACCCGAGTTAATTGAAGCGATTAAGACACATGTAACAGAGGATGACGTAAGGGTTGAACCGGTTGTTATGATTGACGAAAAGATAACAATTGATGAGATTGACGACAGTATCATAAAAGCAATTGAGTTGCTTGAGCCATACGGACATGGCAATCCAGAACCCGTATTCTTGATTCAGAACAGCGCTGTAGAAAGGCTTAAGATTTTTGGTGAGACTGGGTACAATGTACGTGTGACGTTAAAAGGTAACAATAAAAGTATAGAAGGTGTGGGCTTTGGCTTAAAAATTCAACCGTCTGAATTGTATGGATTGCAGCCACAATTCCTCAGGATGGACGTTGTCGGTAATTTGAGGATGGGAGAAACAGGGTTACAGTTAAATCTGTTGGACTTAAGAGTCACCCACGTTAACGATGAAGATTTAGCTGATAGAACCTTTATTCACTCGTTCATATCAAATTGGCGACAACAAAAAGAAGAAGATTATGATCAACATCGAATCGAAGATGATGTATACCAGAGATTACCCCGCGTTGCGGAGCTTAGTGATGTAAAAAGGCCTGCGTTGATACGGTTTGATATACCGTACAGAAATGCGTTCTTCTTCCACTTGATGAGAAAGGGCAGGACTCTCATTATCAATCCTTCTAGCACAGAAGCAATGCACGTGTATGAAAGCCTGCAAAGGCACAATATATCGGGATTGACTTTGGCAAACTCAATCAATCGTGTTGATGGAAGGCACTTAATAACCAACGCTGTATATGCAGAAAAGTTTATCAATTCCATCTCTGATTTTGATTTTGTTGTGCTCAACGAAATTCAGTTTTTGAGCAAATTCGAACCAGATCTTTATGAAAAGATTCTTAGAATGTTTGGGAACAGGGCGTTTTTCACAACATTGTATACATTTGAATCAAACCTCCCAGTGTACGAAGTTATTGGAAAGAGCGATTTTTCGATCGAAGATAAGAGAAACCAACCTAAATCATTGAATAATTCTAACTCTCCGTTGGTTTATCTCTTCTCTACACATAACTCGGTAGAAATCTTTTTCAACAACTACATAAAGCGAGTATCAAGCAGGGATACGGTTTTTTACTCATCTCAACTTGAGCCATTCCAGAGGTTGATAATTTCCCATCTGGTAAGAAAGAGAAAAGTAAAGCGGTTAGTCTCATCAACCAACAATGATTCCTTGCCTTCACTTTTTGGAAAAGTCGAAGTTAGGCTTTTCGACTTCCCGTACACACTGAGCGAAATAATTGATACAGTTAGTGGTGAAGGAAATGTACTGCTACAACTTAACTACTCAAAGCAAGATGTTTTTAGAAAACGTGATTCGCTAAAAAAACTTTTTCCCTCTAAAGAAGAGCTTCAAAAAATCATCGAAGAGTTGAATATATACCTGCCAATGAAAATGGAAGAATTTGAGCAATTCCTTGGTAATTATAACGTACCGAAGGGGGTCATAAAGAGTGTTTACAAGGACCTTGATGGTATTAGAGACAATTTAGTTCGTGCGGTTGATTTCGAGCCAGAAAAGATAACAAGACTCAAAGAGCGTGATATAGAATTGGGATATTTTGAAAGATACACACTTCAAATAGAATCGCTCAATGTAAAAGAGATGTTTAAACTCATCGATGAAAGATACTTGTACGATTCAGAAATAATAATTTAAATTACAAACAAGGAGAACAGAAAATGTCATTTATAGTGGTTGACTATGGAAAAAGTAAATCTGGCTATGCAGTTGGAAGCGTGTTTGTATCAGAAAGTGGGACGCTGAAAACATCGGAATTATTAAGAAAAATCGAGAACTTCGATACTGTTGTTTTCGGCTTGCCTCTTTCTATGAGCGGAAATTATTCAACACAAACATTTGAAGTGATAAAGTTCGCGCTTAAAGTAAAAGACCGCGGCAAGCGCGTATTATTTGTAGATGAGAGGGTAACCACTAAAATGGCAAAAACTTTTGAGAAGAAGGACGACGATAGGTTTAGTGCGGAGCAATTACTCCTTGAGTATATCCAAAACCCTACAAGCGCTGTTGAATTAAGAAAACATGAAGTGATAGAACCAAGGCAAATTTCATGCGATTTTGCACTTTTTATAGAAGTTCCATTTGTCGAAGCGTTCTCAGTAAGGCAAGGCATAGGGTTTTCAAAAGATCTATACATCGCTTATACATTGTTCAAAAATGGTATTTTCGTATACAGAGTTTGGAGAGATTTTTGTCAAGCTCTTGAGTCGCTTGAAAAACTCCCAGAATCGGTTATAATGAATGAAGAATATAGACTACTTTTGTCAGAATTAGATATTGAAGGATTGGAAAAAATTGTCACTCTTTTCAAAGTCGTGGTAAAATAATTGATGTATATCTATAAGAACTAGCTTAATCAAATAATCATCAATCGGCGCGTGCTCGTAGCTCAATTGGATAGAGCGTCGGACTCCGGATCCGAAGATTGCGGGTTCAAGTCCCGCCGAGCACGCCAAGAAAAAACAAAATTCGAAATCGGCAAAGATTGGTAGTATAGGCTTAGAAATCAAAGGAGGAAAGTTATATGAGAGCGACAAATTCAAAACTAGAGAAAGTAAAGGAACGCGTTTTTGAAAAGGAAGTAGACGCTATAGTTGTTATTAATATCGAAAACTCTAATACTGTTACTACTAGATATCTGTCCGGTTTTACGGGAAGTTTTTCTGCACTTTTGATTACGCCAAGAAGGCATATAATTATAACTGACTCAAGGTACTGGACACAAGTCAAGGAAGAAAGCACCTTTGAATTGGTAAAGTACGTACCACCAAGAAGTTTTTTGGATACCGTTGTTGAGTTAATCAAGAACTTAGATTTGAGAAAAATAGCAATTGAAAAAGAAAGGATTTCTGCAAGCATTTTTGAAACTCTGAAAGATAAGCTCAACGACTGCGAGTTCGAGGATATATCATCCTTAGTTGTTGATGTTAGGTCTGTCAAAGATGAAGATGAAATAGAAAAGATAGAAGTTGCTGTAGAGATTGCTCAGGAAGCATTCAAAAAGATGTTGGAAATTGCGAAACCTGGTATCAAAGAAAAAGAACTCGCAGCTTATCTTGAATACCAAATGAAATTACTGGGAGCGGATGATATCGCATTTGATACTATTATCGCATCTGGTTACAGGGGAGCCCTTCCACACGGGCGCGCTTCTGATAAAAGTATTGAAAAAGGTGAGCCTGTTGTTGTTGATTGGGGAGCAAGGTATAAAGGCTACAACAGTGACCTAACACGTGTATTTTGTGTAGGAGAACCTTCTTCCAACGTCAAGGAAGTGCACAGGATAGTATTTGAAGCTCAACAGAAAGCACTGGATGCTATAAAAGCCGGCGTTACCGGAAAAGAAATAGATGCTATAGCAAGAAATTACATTCAAGAGGCTGGATACGGTGAATATTTCGGCCATGGTTTAGGTCACGGCCTAGGTCTTGAAGTACATGAAAATCCAGGGCTTAGTTTCAGATGGGACAAGCCCTTGCAACCTGGGCAGGTTGTTACAGTAGAACCGGGCATATACCTCGAAGGTGAATTTGGTATAAGGATTGAGGAAGACGTTGTAGTTAGAGAAAATGGCTGCGAAATATTAACCAGCCTTCCGAGGGAATTAATTATTATTTGAAGGAATGAAAAGCTTGTCTGGAGATGTTTATAAACACAAGAAGTCTGGTACGGCAAAAGGTCTTGGCAAAGAGCTTACAAAACTGAACCTTATCTCGGGATTGGGATTCACAATAATAGCGAACGTCTTGGTTGGTTACCTTCTTGGGGCTTTTTTAGATGGCCTATTTTCCACAACGAAGATTTTTAAGATTATCTTCATTGTGCTTGGAACATTATCAGGTGTATACAACGGGATAACCTATATTATCAAAGAGCTCGAAAGATATGATAAAATTGAGAAACAAAAGACTGAGGACTTGGCTATATCAAAGGATCAAGAAAAGAGTAAAGACGATGGCAAACAAAACGATGAATAGTTCTGACAAGCAAGTAGTTGTAGGTTTCGTCAAGAAAATGATTATTTACTCGTCCTTCATTTCGCTTGTATTTTTCCTGATAGGAGCTGCATTGAAGCAATTTGATTTTGCACTTGGTGTGATTATAGGCGAAACAGGTGTTATAATTGGATTAATCTCAATTATCACTACAAAAGATCGATACTTCAAGTTTGGAAAAGGGTATTTCAGAACAGGCTATTTTTTGAGATATGCACTTTATTCATCGCTCTTTTTGTTAGCAGCCGTTGTTTCAAATGATCCGGCAGAGGGTATTTTGGGTGTTTTCGCTGGATTGATGAGTCTAAAAATAGTTGTATTTCTCTTTGCCTGGAGGTGGAAACTTTGAGCAAGAAGAAGATGAGTAAGAAGGCGAAAATTCAGCTGATTATTTTCTTGGTAATCTACACTGTCGTGGGACTCTTAAATGCCAAGTTAATGACCGCTCCACCCTCAGAAGCGCTTAAAAATATAGCAAATCGCTGGATCGTTCAGTTTGGTCCTAAAGATGCTTGGTATTACCGAATTAACCCGATGACTGTAATCATGTCTGTTGCTGTAGTTGCCATCATAATTGCCTTTGCAAAGTCCGTTCACAAGGAATTTAAACTTATTCCCAATAGAAAGCAGGCGTTTGCCGAATCCCTCATGGATTTTCTATACGAGATTGTGGAAAGTAGCGTTCCTAATGAAAAGTATGCAAGAACGGTTTTCAAAATCTCTATGACTTTGTTTTTGTACATTGCCGTTTCAAATCTTATTGGAGGATTTATTCCCGGAGTTTCTGTAGATGTATCGATAGCTGAAAATGGAACAAGGGCTGTCAAGTTTGTTTTATTCAACGATACATGGTTCCCACCAACAGGGGATTTAAACACGAATCTTACGTATGCAGTTATGGTTTTCATCATTAGTCAGTATTTTGCCATAAAGACAAAGGGTGTTAAAGGCTGGCTGAAGGGATTCCTTGAACCCGTTGCCTTTATGCTTCCGATGAACATCGTGGGTGAGCTTGCAAAACCGCTTTCTCATGCGATGCGTCTTTTTGGTAACATAACAGGTGGAGGTATACTGGTACTCGTTATCAGTTATCTTGTAAAGTATATGTTCCTACCACCATTTCTGTGGGCATATTTCGGAATATTCTCTGGCTTAATTCAAGCTTTTGTTTTCTCCACGTTAGCAATTGCTTACATGTCTTCTCAGATCGAAGGTTAGTGGATGCATATGAAGAGGCAGTAATATACTATCCGAACTTAAACTTATTGTGAGGAGGGAGTGCTTATGGAATTTTCTGCAGAACTTGCAAAAGCGATTATGGTAGCGGGTAAAGCCATAGGTGCAGGGCTTGCTATGGGTATTGGTGCTATTGGTCCTGGTGTCGGTGAAGGTAGTATTGGTGCACACGCTATGGATGCTATTGCCAGACAGCCAGAGCTTACGAACGTCATAACAACGCGTATGATTCTCGCAGATGCTATTGCTGAAACAACAGGTATCTATTCCCTTGTTATTGCGTTCTTGATACTCTTCGCGTTGTGAGGCGGTCCTTATGGATCTTTTTGAGATCAATTTAACCTCTGCTGTTCAACTTCTGAGCTTTTTGTTTTTGTTGTGGATGTTGAACAAGCTTCTTTACAAGCCTTTCTTTTCCATGATGGATAAACGGAGAGAAAAAATAGAGGGTGACCTGGCTGAAGCCGAACAGCTCCGTAAAAGCGCTGATGCAATGAAAAAGCAAGCAGAAGAGGAACTCAAAGCTGCACGGCAAAAGGCAGAACAAATCATAGCTGCAGCAGAGAGGGAAGCGGAAAAGATTGTCGATGAAGCTAAACAAAGAGCTCAAAAAGAAGCTGAAAAGGTTATAATAAATGCACAAGCAGAAATAGAAAGGCAAAAGCAAGAAGCTATCTCCCAAGTCCAATCCATTGCAACGGAACTTGCTATTAGCCTTGCGATGAAGGTACTCAAGGATGTCGTTGATGAAAAGGCAAAAAGAGAATACCTTATGAAAATCATAAGGGAGCATGAAAAATGATGTACTCGGCTATAGCGAGTAAATATGCAATGGCTTTGTATAACGTTTCAAAAGTTAATAACAAAACGGAAGAATACAAGGAAAACTTGAAAGTTTTTACACAAATATACGACTACATGTCTGTCTTTCTAAACAATCAGGCGATAAAACCGGAAAACCGTGCACAAGTCGTCTGCCAAATAATGAACGAGCTTGGATTAACAGTAGATCATGTTTTTAGCCGTTTCGTTTACCTTCTAATTGCTAACAAGAGACTTAAGTACATCAAACAAATTGCTACATTTTTCGATTACACCATGCTTGAAGACAAAGGCTTGATACCTGTCAATTTGACAGCAGCTATCGAACTCACGGGTGAAGAAGAAAGATTGCTGGCCGACTTTGTTAGAAGATACACAGGTAGAGAACCTGTTTTCAGCATGGCCGTAAACGAAGATTTGATTGCAGGGGTTGTTATGGAATTTGCTGGTAAAAGGTTTGACGCAAGCATCAAAGGAAGACTTGAGAACTTGGCCCGCAACGTGCTGAGAAGAGAGGGGTGATACCTTGAGATTAAACCCTGGAGAGATTGTTAGAGTATTGGAAAGTAAAATAGCAGAATATCAAGAAGAGATAAAGCTTGAAGATGTTGGAAAGGTTATACAAGTCGGAGATGGCATAGCAAGAGTTTATGGATTGAACAACGTAATGGCCAACGAAATGGTTGAATTTGTAGAAACCGGTACCAAAGGATTGGCTTTCAACCTGGAAGAAGATAACGTTGGTATCATTATACTCGGTGATTACAAAGAGATAAAAGAAGGTCATACGGTTCGAAGGCTTAATAGAATCATGGAAATTCCTGTTGGAGAAGGGCTCCTTGGTCGTGTCGTCAATCCTCTTGGAGAACCGCTCGATGGACTTGGCCCCATTGAGTACAAAGAAACAAGACCTGTGGAATTTAAGGCGCCTGGTGTTATTTATAGGAAACCTGTCGATACGCCACTTCAAACAGGTCTCAAAGTTATAGATTCTTTGATACCCATTGGAAGAGGGCAAAGGGAACTAATAATCGGAGATAGGCAGACAGGTAAGACAGCTATAGCAATAGATACAATTATCAACCAAAAAGGTAAAGGAGTATATTGTATCTACGTTGCAATAGGGCAAAAAGCCTCTGCAGTGGCAAGAATAGTCGAAAAGCTCAGGCAAACAGGTGCTATGGAATACACAACCGTTGTTGTTGCGGCTTCGTCTGACCCTGCAACATTACAGTACCTTGCACCGTACGCCGGTTGTGCAATGGGCGAATACTTTATGTTCAATGGGAAGGACGCGCTCGTAGTTTACGACGACCTGTCGAAGCACGCGGTTGCTTACAGGCAAATTTCGTTGCTTTTGAGAAGGCCACCTGGAAGGGAAGCCTACCCTGGTGATGTGTTCTACTTGCACTCAAGATTACTTGAACGTGCGGCAAGGTTGAATGAGGATTACGGAGGCGGTTCTCTGACCGCTCTTCCAATAATTGAGACGCAGGCAAACGATATTTCTGCTTATATTCCAACAAACGTTATTTCCATCACAGATGGTCAGATATACCTTGAACCTAACCTGTTTTATGCAGGACAAAGACCTGCCGTTAACATAGGTCTGTCAGTTTCTCGTGTCGGTGGAGCTGCGCAAATCAAAGCAATGAAGCAAGTCGCAGGTTCTTTGAAGCTCGATTTGGCGCAGTACCGCGAGCTTGAAACATTTGCTCAGTTTGCAACCGAGCTTGATCCAGCTACGCAAGCACAAATAACAAGAGGTCAGAGATTGATGGAGCTCATGAAACAACCGCAATACAGCCCTATGGAAGTTGAAGAGCAAGTGGTGGTACTATTTGCAGGTGTTAATGGCTATCTCGACGACCTGCCGCTATCTGCGGTCCGTCCATTCGAAGATGGATTCTTGAAATTTGTAAAGGAAAAGTACAAAGAAATATTGGACGAAATAAGGACGACAAAGCAGATTTCAAAAGAATTGGAAGAGAAACTGCATAGCATAGTCAAGGAGTTCAAAGAAGAGTTTGTAAAAGTTTACGGGAAGTGATATTAAATGAGCAGAGGTAAACTGCTTCAAATAAAAAGAAAAATCAACGCAACACAGTCACTCCAAAAGATAACAAAAGCCATGGAAATGGTCTCAACTGCCCGCATTAAGAAGGTCGAAAAAAGACTTCAGATGGCACGGGAGTTCCTCAATGAGACTAAAAAAATAGCCGCGCGTGTCCATTTTGAAGTCAAACATCCGTTCGTGACGGGAAACGGCAAAAAGGTCCTTATTGTCATAGGGACCGATATGGGATTGTGCGGTTCATTCCCAACTGAGATTGCAAAAAGGGCGATTTCACTCGATAAGAAGGAAAATTTCGATCAACTGTACATCGTCGGAGCAAAGATTGCGCCTGTTTTTAGAAATAATCCGAAAGTTGTTCGAATATACGAGCACGTATATGAAACACCAACCTTTGATTTCACTAAAACATTGGTTAACGACTTGCTAGCAAACGGCGCTGGAAAGGTAAAGGTCATATACGGAAGGTTTAAAAATAAATTAGCTCAGGTTCCAGACGTGTACGATTTGACACCTATACAGGTAGAAACAAGTTCAGTATCAGGATCAACTGAAAAAGGCGACAGGTACGAATTCGAGCCATCTGAAGAAAGTTTCCAAAACGCACTTGTTGAATTTTACGCTTCAAGTGTTTTGTATTCTTTAGCTTTTGAGACGAAAATTAGTGAGCTCTACGCACGCCAGAATGCTATGCGGAATGCTACCGAAAACGCCGAAGAAGTGGTCAGAATATTGACCATTGAATATAATAAGGCACGTCAAGCTTCAATTACTCAAGAGCTAATAGAAATAGTAACCGGTGCTGATGCATTGAAGGAAGAGTAATAAAGTAATTTCGAGTTGTTTATAAAAAGGAGCGTGGTAAGCGTGTCCAAAAAGTCCGTAGGTAAGATTGTAAGAATAATAGGACCTGTTGTGGACGTGAAATTTCAAGAAGGAGATTTACCAGACATATATGATGCGCTCGTTGTAATAAACCCGCAAACAGGCAAGAAACTTATTCTTGAAGTTGAACAACTCATAGGTGACAACATCGTTAGGACCGTTGCTATGGACAGCACAGATGGTTTAGTTCGTGGGTTAGAAGTAGAGAACACTGGCGAACCAATCAAAGCTCCTGTTGGCCGTGGAGTTTTGGGAAGAATGTTTAACGTTATAGGTGAACCCATCGACGAGCAGGGTGAATTGAAGGACATAGAATATTGGCCAATTCACAGGCCTGCGCCGAGTATGACAGAACAAAAAACTGAGATAGAGATTCTCGAAACAGGTTTGAAGGTTATAGACCTGCTTGCCCCATTCCCAAAAGGGGGTAAGATCGGATTCTTCGGCGGTGCAGGTGTCGGAAAAACCGTTCTTGTTATGGAAATGATCCGAAACATAGCGATCGAGCACCATGGATTTTCCATATTTGCAGGTGTTGGAGAAAGGACAAGGGAAGGAAACGACCTTTACCTTGAAATGACAGAAGCAGGGGTTTTAAACAACACAGTTCTTGTCTTCGGCCAGATGAATGAACCACCTGGAGCGAGGTTTAGGGTTGCACTAACTGCATTGACAATAGCTGAATATTTCAGAGACGTGGAAGGTAGAGATGTGTTACTTTTCATAGATAACATATTCAGGTTTGTCCAGGCTGGTAGCGAAGTTTCAGCCTTACTTGGAAGAATGCCATCAGCCGTTGGTTATCAACCAACACTCTCAACTGATATGGGTGAACTCCAAGAACGAATAACATCAACTAAGAAAGGATCTATTACATCTGTTCAAGCTATTTACGTTCCTGCTGACGATATCACGGATCCGGCGCCTGCCACAACATTTACACATCTTGACGCTACAATCGTTCTTTCAAGGCAACTCGCAGCGCTTGGTCTATACCCGGCTGTTGACCCACTTGACTCCACTTCTAAAATTCTTGATCCAAACATCGTTGGTAAAGAGCATTATGAAGTTGCACGTGGTGTTCAGGAAGTGCTGCAGAGGTACAAAGATTTGCAAGACATAATTGCTATACTCGGTATGGAAGAACTTTCTGAAGAAGATAAATTGATAGTTCAAAGGGCGAGAAAGATCCAGAGATTCCTCACACAGCCAACACACGTTGCAGAAAGGTTCTCTGGAATCCCAGGGGTCTATGTTCCAATAAAAGAAACAATAAGGGGTTTCAAAGAAATATTGGAAGGTAGATACGATGACTTACCAGAAGCTGCATTCTATATGGTTGGAACAATAGATGAGGCTGTTGAAAAAGCGAAAAAACTTATGAAGTCAGCTGTTATTTAAAAGATAAAGAGGAAATGATACTGCTTAGGAGTTGATTTCGATGAAGATAAAAATAGTAACTCCGTATAAAATTGTTGAATTCGACAATGCCAAATTGATAGTTTTTAAAACTGTCGAAGGAGAGATGGGTGTTCTCGATAAGAGAGCACCCATTATTACAAAACTGGCAATATCTGATGTTCGTATTCAGACAGAAAGTGGCGAGGAGAAGCTCAAGGTTATCGATGGCTTTCTCCACTGTGATGGAAGCAGCACCGTTGTTATACTCACAGAGGAAGTTGGAAGACCTGAGGAGTTTGATCCTCACAAATTTCGAAAAGAGGAATAAAAAGACGTAGACAAGTCTTGCAATGCGCTTATATCTGATCGGCAATGCAAAATTACAAATTCTTTGAAGAGGTGAATTCATCTGAAGAGTGCCATAGTGATAGACAGCACTACAAAGTTAAGAGACGATTTTCGTCCAAACATTGATATATACACCGTGCCTGTCCGGGTCTTCATAAACGACCAAGAGTTTGATGACACAGAAGAGATAACGGATAAGATTCTTGAGGCGCTAAATAGGGGTGAAAAAGTAGAGACCTCTCTACCTCGTGTGGATCTTGTCGAGGATTTGCTGGGACGACTGCGAAAAGAATATGACGTTGTCTATGTTTTATCCATCTCCTCTTTACTCAGTGGAACGTATAACCTTTTTTACACAATAGCGAACAAATACGAGAACGTGTTCGTTTTCGATTCAAAGACCGTTAGTATTCAAAATACATACGTTTTAGAGAGGATGGTAAATGATATATCGCTTGGCAAAAAAATAGAAGAAGATGATATAATATCTTATAGAGATGATTCTCTCTTTCTGATTTCCGTTTTTGACGTAACACAGCTTCAAAGAAGTGGAAGGATTGGAAAAGTTACCTCGTTGATAGGTAAAATGATGCACATCAAACCTATACTTACTATAGCGCGAAATGGAGAAGTTCAATTAGTACAAAAGGCCATTGGCATCAAAAAGGTGAAAGACATTATCAGAGAAAAGGTTCAAGAGTTTGTTGAAAAGGCCAGGCAAAAAAATAGGGGAATAAGGGTTTATGGGGCAGTTGGAACGGAAGAATATAAGGATTTTGTGTACGAAGTAGCACAAATGTACGATGTTAAACCATACTTTGTTGATATAGGACCAGCTGTTACAACACATGTTGGGACAGAAGGATTTGGAATACTCGTAGGTTTGGATTTTTGATTCCCAGCGTTATTATTGCACAACGAGGTAGGTGGATCTGTGTGAAAAATATTTACCTCTTTGACAGTTCTGTAGATTACCAGCCTGGCTTTGATTTCGGGGTCCCAACTGACGTATTTCCACTTCGTGTGTATGTGGACGGTAAGGAATATATCGATAAAGTTACTATTACTGACGAACAGTTCTATGAGTTTTGCCTCGCTGGGGCGAAGGTTTCGACCTCTCAACCGAATCCAGAAATGATGAGGGACAAGTTGAAAAAATGTTCTAAAGAATTCGAAAATGTTTACGTGGTCACTATCTCGCAAAAATTGAGTGGAACATATGATACCATCTCGTCTATTGTCAAAGATGAGAGACTGAAAAACGTGACTGTCCTTGACTCGAAGAGTGGTAGTGTAAAGACAACTTACGTGCTACAGCGCGTGATCAACGCCGCCGAAAATGGCATCAAAGTAACTCAGGAGATAGTTGATACATTTGTTAAGGAGAGTCTATTAGTTTTTTCCGTTTCCTCGCTTGAGTATCTCGAGCGTGGTGGAAGAATAGGTCATGCTAAAGCGTTGCTCGGAAAACTTTTAAGAATCAAACCTATACTCACAACGAACGACGAAGGTTATACAGCTTCACTCGGGATGGAACGAACCCATGACGGACTTATAAACCGAATGAGAGAGCTAACAAAAGAGTTCATGGCAAAAGTAGATAATCCGATAGTAATTGGTGGATACGGAGTTGTTCACATGAAAGAATATCTTGACAAACTTTTGAAAGGATTCAATGTTCACTCAGTGGCGCGAATTGGACCTGCAATAGCTGCTCATGTTGGGCCAGAAGTCTTCGGCCTAGTTGTTGGAAGGGGGTTTTGATTGATGATTAAAGATTATTTGAACAGCGTTATTGAAGAAAAATCCTCTAAGGATTTTATCGTGTTCTCAGCCGTGATTTTTTCAATAGGATTTGTTCTCTCCATTATCTCGAACGCGTTTTTCTTCATTGACCATCCGGTGGTTAAAGTTTTCATTGGAATTGCGAACACTGTCTTCTTTATAGGTGTTGTTGGAGTAAGTATTGTAATTTCTAAGTGGTTTAAGAATACGGATGAAAAACTTTACGCACTTGCCAATCTCTATCTTACGTTCACTTTGATTTTTGCTTTCATGTCTTACTTCGTTCCATTCCTTTTCCTTGTAACCGTTGCACTTATCATAGCATTGATTTTGACTGCGAAGAAATTCATTCTTGGCGAAGAGAAATTACTTGTTGGTAAAACTGTTTCATATTTCCTCATCACTCTGTCTTTCTACACGATGGAACTTGTGACCGAGCTGAACGAACAAATCATACGGAGGTGATTCTATGGACGTCAAGACATTCGCTCGCGGCTTTGAACTCTCAGAAGCTAT
The DNA window shown above is from Fervidobacterium changbaicum and carries:
- a CDS encoding F0F1 ATP synthase subunit delta, which produces MMYSAIASKYAMALYNVSKVNNKTEEYKENLKVFTQIYDYMSVFLNNQAIKPENRAQVVCQIMNELGLTVDHVFSRFVYLLIANKRLKYIKQIATFFDYTMLEDKGLIPVNLTAAIELTGEEERLLADFVRRYTGREPVFSMAVNEDLIAGVVMEFAGKRFDASIKGRLENLARNVLRREG
- the atpD gene encoding F0F1 ATP synthase subunit beta translates to MSKKSVGKIVRIIGPVVDVKFQEGDLPDIYDALVVINPQTGKKLILEVEQLIGDNIVRTVAMDSTDGLVRGLEVENTGEPIKAPVGRGVLGRMFNVIGEPIDEQGELKDIEYWPIHRPAPSMTEQKTEIEILETGLKVIDLLAPFPKGGKIGFFGGAGVGKTVLVMEMIRNIAIEHHGFSIFAGVGERTREGNDLYLEMTEAGVLNNTVLVFGQMNEPPGARFRVALTALTIAEYFRDVEGRDVLLFIDNIFRFVQAGSEVSALLGRMPSAVGYQPTLSTDMGELQERITSTKKGSITSVQAIYVPADDITDPAPATTFTHLDATIVLSRQLAALGLYPAVDPLDSTSKILDPNIVGKEHYEVARGVQEVLQRYKDLQDIIAILGMEELSEEDKLIVQRARKIQRFLTQPTHVAERFSGIPGVYVPIKETIRGFKEILEGRYDDLPEAAFYMVGTIDEAVEKAKKLMKSAVI
- the atpG gene encoding ATP synthase F1 subunit gamma; its protein translation is MSRGKLLQIKRKINATQSLQKITKAMEMVSTARIKKVEKRLQMAREFLNETKKIAARVHFEVKHPFVTGNGKKVLIVIGTDMGLCGSFPTEIAKRAISLDKKENFDQLYIVGAKIAPVFRNNPKVVRIYEHVYETPTFDFTKTLVNDLLANGAGKVKVIYGRFKNKLAQVPDVYDLTPIQVETSSVSGSTEKGDRYEFEPSEESFQNALVEFYASSVLYSLAFETKISELYARQNAMRNATENAEEVVRILTIEYNKARQASITQELIEIVTGADALKEE
- the atpA gene encoding F0F1 ATP synthase subunit alpha produces the protein MRLNPGEIVRVLESKIAEYQEEIKLEDVGKVIQVGDGIARVYGLNNVMANEMVEFVETGTKGLAFNLEEDNVGIIILGDYKEIKEGHTVRRLNRIMEIPVGEGLLGRVVNPLGEPLDGLGPIEYKETRPVEFKAPGVIYRKPVDTPLQTGLKVIDSLIPIGRGQRELIIGDRQTGKTAIAIDTIINQKGKGVYCIYVAIGQKASAVARIVEKLRQTGAMEYTTVVVAASSDPATLQYLAPYAGCAMGEYFMFNGKDALVVYDDLSKHAVAYRQISLLLRRPPGREAYPGDVFYLHSRLLERAARLNEDYGGGSLTALPIIETQANDISAYIPTNVISITDGQIYLEPNLFYAGQRPAVNIGLSVSRVGGAAQIKAMKQVAGSLKLDLAQYRELETFAQFATELDPATQAQITRGQRLMELMKQPQYSPMEVEEQVVVLFAGVNGYLDDLPLSAVRPFEDGFLKFVKEKYKEILDEIRTTKQISKELEEKLHSIVKEFKEEFVKVYGK
- the atpF gene encoding F0F1 ATP synthase subunit B, producing MDLFEINLTSAVQLLSFLFLLWMLNKLLYKPFFSMMDKRREKIEGDLAEAEQLRKSADAMKKQAEEELKAARQKAEQIIAAAEREAEKIVDEAKQRAQKEAEKVIINAQAEIERQKQEAISQVQSIATELAISLAMKVLKDVVDEKAKREYLMKIIREHEK
- a CDS encoding F0F1 ATP synthase subunit epsilon, which produces MKIKIVTPYKIVEFDNAKLIVFKTVEGEMGVLDKRAPIITKLAISDVRIQTESGEEKLKVIDGFLHCDGSSTVVILTEEVGRPEEFDPHKFRKEE
- a CDS encoding DegV family protein, with the translated sequence MIDSTTKLRDDFRPNIDIYTVPVRVFINDQEFDDTEEITDKILEALNRGEKVETSLPRVDLVEDLLGRLRKEYDVVYVLSISSLLSGTYNLFYTIANKYENVFVFDSKTVSIQNTYVLERMVNDISLGKKIEEDDIISYRDDSLFLISVFDVTQLQRSGRIGKVTSLIGKMMHIKPILTIARNGEVQLVQKAIGIKKVKDIIREKVQEFVEKARQKNRGIRVYGAVGTEEYKDFVYEVAQMYDVKPYFVDIGPAVTTHVGTEGFGILVGLDF